The following nucleotide sequence is from Pseudonocardia sp. C8.
GCGGCTTCGACCGGGACGTCCCGCGGTCGGCGATCGCGGGGATCCGGCAGGACGAGCAGCGGGCCGCGGCCGCCGCCGTCGGCGTCTCCGACCTGGTGTTCCTGGGGTACCCGGACGGCCGGCTGACCGTGACCCTCGAGCTGCGCCGCGACCTGGCCCGGGTGATCCGCCGGGTCCGCCCGGACCGGGTGGTCGTGCAGCGGCCGGTGCGCGACCTGGACAGCATGTACGGCAGCCATCCCGACCACACCGCCACCGGTGAGGCCGCGCTGTGCGCGGTCTACCCGGACGCGCGCAACCCGTTCGCCTTCCCGGAGCTCGCCGACGAGGGCTTCGAGGCGCACTCCGCGGGCGAGGTCTGGGTGCTCGGTGCGGTCGCCGCCGACGACCCGGCGACGCTGCGGCACGTCGACATCACCGACACCTT
It contains:
- a CDS encoding PIG-L deacetylase family protein, which produces MTDEGRTAADDRSHTRIDRALVIAAHPDDIDFSCSGTVAVWTDAGVEVTYCLVTDGDAGGFDRDVPRSAIAGIRQDEQRAAAAAVGVSDLVFLGYPDGRLTVTLELRRDLARVIRRVRPDRVVVQRPVRDLDSMYGSHPDHTATGEAALCAVYPDARNPFAFPELADEGFEAHSAGEVWVLGAVAADDPATLRHVDITDTFDRKITALRAHVSQTAHMTELEDMMARWAGSGAKRAGFPRGRLVESFRVLDTR